The nucleotide window GCACAGCGAGCAATGAATTCAGATAATGCCCAGTCGCCTTCGCCGTCACCGGTAACGTATTGGGGTCTATTCTGCGCCATGAAGAGAAAGTGCATCTTATACCCTTCTCCAGTGCATCCGCACCAAGATAAGTGCCCCAGCGCCATACAGCGATTGCACAGTCAACAGGGCAGCCTTCCGGATTCACACCCAGGTGGTGTAAGCCATAGAATGCGATAGGTCTTATATAGCATGCATCCAGTTCGTTTATTCTAATGGTATCTTTTATTGCATCCTTCAGTTCTTCCTTCGTGTAGGGGATTGTCATCTTATACAGTTCCGCAGAGCGATACAACCGTGCAATATGGTCATCCAACCTGAAAATGAACGAGCCCTTATCTGTTGCGTAACATCTTATACCCTCGAAGACTCCTGTCCCGTAATGGAGACCGTGTGCGAGCACATGCACCTTCGCATCTTTCCAGTCCATAAACCTGCCATTATACCATATCTTACCACGCTCTGGTAGCCCCTCGACCATTTCTATCACCTATAAAGATGTAATAACCTAAATAAACATCCCGCCCATTCACACTAAGAGGGAGGATTTACACGTATAGCGGAGAGGTAAGAGATGAGCAAAGCGAAGAAGAATCCTAAAAGCGACAGAGAGAGTGTGAGTAAAAAGCATAACGGTTCACTATAGCCCTGTGACCTGGCGAGTGTGAAACCGAAGAATAAGCCCATAATAGTGAGTCCGGAAATAAGCAAAGCATAAGGGAGCGCTCGTAAAAGCATATTCTCCCTTAGCTTCTTATTCTTATACAGTTCCCCTGTATTTATATTTGTATTCACTCTCTGCCTCACTTTCATACTCGTATCTTCGTCCAGAGCATGAATGCGATCAGGAGCCCGTATATAGCTACTGCTTCCGCAAGTGCGACAAATATCAGCACTCGACCAAATACCTCCGGCTTCTCCGCTGTTGCCCCGGTTGCCGCAGTTCCCGTAGCAGATATTGCAATACCAGAACCAATAGCAGCACCAGCCATTGACAGACCTGCCGCTATTGCTATCCAGCTGGCATCAGTGATAGTACCAGCACTTCCCGCTCCAGCTTCCGCATTCTGCGCTGATGCAATTCCCGCTACTGCAGCGAGAATGAGCAATGTAAAAGCAAAGGTGTATTTCATCCTCATCTCTTCTCTTTACCTCCTATTCCTACTTTATTACAAAAGAGAGAGTGAGTGATATATATAAAAGTAATGGTTTTTTCATGCATGTGGTTTTTAAAGGAAGACATTATTATATGGAATATATGATAGATATGATAGATGGGAAAGAACAGGAACAGCCCGAGATTGATATACCGTCGCTTGAGCGAGCAGTGAGGCGTGTGAAGGCGATGATGGTAAACTGGGGCTTGGGAGAGGGTTGTAGTATGATATATGCAGTTCTTGTCGTTTCTCATAAGCCATTGTCCGCGGAGGAGATAGGAAAAAGAACCAACTATGCTTATTCTTCCACCATCAATTATCTCAATACACTCATACAAATGGGTCTGGTGGAGCGAGTGAGGAGTTTAAGGAAGAACTTCTATGTGGCGAATGTGAACTTTGTGGCATTGATAAAGGCGGAGCTGGGGAAGGTGAAGAGCTATCTCAGCCAGCTTGGTAGTGACTTAGAGGGGATAAAAGAGCTTGAGCAACTCAGTGAGAAGGTAGAGAATGCAATTGCCTATCTGAAGCGTGTAGAGGCTGCGGATAAGCATAAATGGGATGGGTGATGGAGATAAAATGAGACGTTTTGGTATGAGCCCTAAGAGCCCTAAGATTATACTCACTGCTGATGAGACGATGATGAGCAAGTACCGATGGGGGATATTTGTAGGCTTCTCCACCTGCATGCCGCGCGGTATTCTACCTGATTGGTTCTATTTCAGTGTATGGGCACCGCCGGTACCACGAAAGAATGGGCGAGCTTTGTATGCAGATTTCGGGCTGAGGATCATGGAAGCATCACTGGCGAATGTATTTGGTGCTGATGAAGTTGCAGTGGTTCACCCGCGGGATTTGAAGCGCGTTGCAGGTGACAGAACAGAGATTATAGGCATTGGCGGACATGATTTTCTGGGTATCAATCCCCCGACCTCTGAGTTCGTTGACATGTTAGATACAGGACCCCCATACAACCGGGTGAAGTTCTTTGAGTTGTTACGTAACCCTGTGATGAGAGAGAAGATAGTTGTGATAGGAGGTAAAGCGGCATGGCAATTGGCGGATGAAGAGATCATGGACAGACTGAACATAGATTATGTGCATCTTGGAGAGGGAGAAATTAGCGTGCCTGAGATGTTCAAAGCGATACTGGAAGGCGAAAAACTGCCGAGGATAATAAAAGGTAAAGAGCCTGCTCCGGATGAGATTCCCAATATCCTCGGTGCTACTATTCATGGATTGGTGGAGATAGGCAGGGGTTGTGGCAGGGGCTGTGCATTCTGCACCCCGAACATGCAACGGTTACGATACCAGTCCGTAGCGCACATAGTGCGGGATGTGGAGACGAATATAAAAGCGGGT belongs to Methanophagales archaeon and includes:
- a CDS encoding branched-chain amino acid transaminase, giving the protein MVEGLPERGKIWYNGRFMDWKDAKVHVLAHGLHYGTGVFEGIRCYATDKGSFIFRLDDHIARLYRSAELYKMTIPYTKEELKDAIKDTIRINELDACYIRPIAFYGLHHLGVNPEGCPVDCAIAVWRWGTYLGADALEKGIRCTFSSWRRIDPNTLPVTAKATGHYLNSLLAVLDAKERGFDEAIMLDNHGYVAEGPGENIFAVKDGLLYTPAIESSILPGITRASVIELARDMGYEVLEKRVEKEELLNADEAFFTGTAAEVSAIREIDGVKIGEGKRGKITEEIQRKFFDVVNAREERYMCWLEPV